One window of the Leucobacter komagatae genome contains the following:
- a CDS encoding fluoride efflux transporter FluC, protein MSDSHSGQQAAFGRGLGVSAGDVLLVGLGGAVGSVVRYLAGLALPWEANAATFAINVAGSLVLGLIVAGCAGRWPRLQLTLGTGFCGGFTTYSALAVGVAQLALTGDVAVALLLALGTVVCAGIASLVGVWIGRRLSAGGAP, encoded by the coding sequence GTGAGCGATTCTCATTCAGGCCAGCAGGCCGCGTTCGGCCGCGGCCTCGGGGTCTCTGCTGGCGATGTGCTGCTGGTTGGGTTGGGTGGCGCTGTCGGATCCGTTGTGCGCTACCTCGCGGGGCTCGCGCTGCCGTGGGAGGCGAACGCCGCGACCTTTGCGATCAACGTCGCGGGTTCGCTCGTGCTCGGCCTGATCGTTGCGGGCTGCGCGGGCCGCTGGCCAAGACTTCAGCTCACACTCGGCACGGGTTTCTGCGGCGGCTTCACCACCTACAGCGCGCTCGCGGTCGGTGTCGCCCAACTTGCCCTGACCGGTGACGTCGCGGTTGCGCTGCTGCTCGCGCTCGGAACGGTGGTGTGCGCCGGGATTGCCTCGCTCGTCGGGGTGTGGATCGGGCGGCGGCTTTCGGCCGGGGGTGCCCCGTGA
- a CDS encoding fluoride efflux transporter FluC → MIAALLVAAGGGCGAILRYLLDRWVTRFAVRRASRGAGQRVPGTRFPWGITVVNLVGSLALGLLVGWLGGGASNATTAGGMAWLTVGVGLLGGFTTMSTASLDTVRLAQSGRIAAAAGNALGTLGAAALLAAVGILIGQAMS, encoded by the coding sequence GTGATTGCCGCGCTACTGGTGGCAGCGGGCGGAGGGTGCGGCGCGATCCTGCGATACCTGCTCGATCGCTGGGTGACTCGCTTCGCGGTTCGTCGCGCCTCGCGGGGCGCGGGGCAGCGGGTGCCGGGAACGCGGTTCCCGTGGGGGATTACGGTCGTGAACCTCGTGGGCTCCCTCGCGCTGGGGCTGCTCGTGGGCTGGCTTGGCGGCGGAGCCTCGAACGCGACGACGGCTGGGGGCATGGCCTGGCTCACTGTCGGCGTCGGGCTGCTCGGCGGCTTTACGACGATGAGTACCGCGAGCCTCGACACGGTGCGCCTCGCGCAGTCCGGCCGAATCGCCGCGGCCGCGGGCAACGCGCTCGGCACGCTGGGTGCTGCCGCGCTGCTCGCGGCCGTGGGGATCCTGATCGGACAGGCGATGAGCTAG
- a CDS encoding SDR family oxidoreductase: protein MRTVVHGATGAQGSPVVAALVALGEEPIALSRSGKPVPGARALAVDATSESDLTEAYTGADAVFIHLPMAPQDELMKIAGAATAAVKAARPGRVVISTSGVILGAPGTPLQAPADSPLAELVDGVTATGIPTAVIEPRLFLENLLLPHIQAGIREDGVLRYPIREDFAVSWASHLDVAEAIVGLLRDPSVTGVVGVGHLPPVKGADLAAAFSEALGTEVAFEAITPAEFGAQAAPILGEGPAAGVVGFYTALQTEPAFTFDATVGAAALVGVSPMPLATWAKAVTAS from the coding sequence ATGAGAACAGTAGTTCACGGCGCAACAGGCGCCCAAGGGTCCCCCGTCGTAGCCGCTCTCGTCGCCCTCGGCGAAGAGCCCATCGCGCTCAGCCGCTCCGGCAAGCCGGTTCCCGGCGCCCGTGCGCTCGCAGTCGACGCAACGTCAGAGAGCGACCTCACCGAGGCCTACACCGGCGCGGACGCGGTCTTCATCCACCTCCCGATGGCGCCGCAAGATGAGCTGATGAAGATCGCAGGCGCTGCGACTGCCGCCGTCAAGGCCGCGCGCCCCGGCCGCGTCGTCATCTCGACGAGCGGTGTGATTTTGGGCGCGCCGGGTACCCCGCTGCAGGCGCCCGCCGACTCGCCGCTCGCCGAACTCGTCGACGGCGTGACCGCGACCGGCATTCCGACGGCGGTCATCGAGCCGCGACTGTTCCTCGAGAACCTCCTACTCCCCCACATTCAGGCCGGTATCCGCGAGGACGGTGTGCTCCGGTACCCGATTCGCGAAGACTTCGCCGTGTCGTGGGCGTCACACCTCGACGTCGCCGAGGCGATCGTCGGGCTGCTGCGAGACCCCTCGGTTACCGGCGTTGTTGGCGTCGGCCATCTGCCTCCCGTGAAGGGCGCAGACCTCGCCGCCGCGTTCTCGGAGGCGCTCGGCACCGAGGTCGCGTTCGAAGCCATTACGCCCGCCGAGTTCGGGGCGCAGGCCGCGCCGATCCTTGGTGAGGGCCCCGCTGCGGGCGTCGTGGGGTTCTACACCGCGCTGCAGACCGAGCCCGCGTTCACGTTTGACGCGACAGTCGGCGCTGCGGCGCTCGTCGGCGTGTCACCGATGCCGCTCGCCACGTGGGCGAAGGCAGTGACGGCCAGCTAA
- a CDS encoding winged helix-turn-helix transcriptional regulator, with the protein MTEELPECGVARFLVLLEGPWATLIVRELLRGPLRFGELRDSLPGISPHTLTSRLRQFEAHGLVTRTVYAEVPPRVEYELTPLGRELRTVLDAMAEWALTVPAASA; encoded by the coding sequence ATGACCGAAGAACTTCCCGAGTGCGGGGTTGCCCGCTTCCTTGTGCTCCTCGAGGGGCCGTGGGCGACGCTTATCGTTCGCGAGCTGTTGCGCGGCCCGCTCCGGTTTGGTGAGCTTCGCGACTCGCTTCCTGGCATCAGCCCCCACACGCTCACGAGCCGGCTGCGGCAGTTCGAGGCCCACGGGCTGGTGACCCGCACCGTGTACGCGGAGGTTCCGCCGCGCGTCGAATACGAGCTCACGCCGCTCGGGCGAGAGCTGCGCACGGTGCTCGACGCGATGGCGGAGTGGGCGCTGACGGTTCCGGCCGCCAGCGC